Proteins from a single region of Strix aluco isolate bStrAlu1 chromosome 5, bStrAlu1.hap1, whole genome shotgun sequence:
- the TOB2 gene encoding protein Tob2 isoform X2, with protein MHLEIKVALNFIISYLYNKLPRRRADLFGETVDPVVELAAKRSGLAVEDVRANVPEELSVWIDPFEVSYQIGEKGSVKVLYLDDSEGCSAVELDKEIKSSFNPDAQVFVPIGSQDNSLSNSPSPSFGQSPSPTFIPRSAQPITFTTATFAATKFGSTKMKKGGGAGGGGGGAGAGQQPRMVRSPTTNLLKQKGLSLSMHSLNFIGSAGSQAPQSQLSPNAKEFVYSGGSPGASSLFFDGVASESQASSIPPTSQFNAGTGGTFDMAQVFGGSTNSLFLEKSPFVEGLSYNLNAMQYPSQSFQPVVLAN; from the exons ATGCATCTGGAGATCAAAGTTGCTCTTAACTTCATCATCTCATACCTGTACAACAAGCTTCCTCGGAGGCGGGCAGACCTGTTTG GGGAGACGGTGGATCCAGTGGTGGAGCTGGCGGCCAAGCGGAGCGGGCTGGCCGTGGAGGATGTGCGTGCCAATGTGCCGGAAGAGCTGAGTGTCTGGATCGATCCTTTTGAGGTTTCCTACCAGATCGGCGAGAAGGGCTCTGTTAAGGTCCTCTACCTGGATGACAGCGAGGGCTGCAGTGCCGTGGAGCTGGACAAAGAAATCAAGAGCAGTTTCAACCCCGATGCCCAGGTATTTGTCCCCATTGGCAGCCAGGACAACTCGCTGTCCAACTCTCCGTCCCCCTCCTTTGGCCAGTCACCTAGCCCCACCTTCATCCCTCGCTCTGCCCAGCCCATCACTTTTACCACTGCCACCTTTGCTGCCACCAAGTTTGGCTCTACCAAGATGAAGAAGGGCGGAGGAGCCGGAGGAGGGGGTGGtggagcaggggctgggcagcagccgAGGATGGTCAGGTCTCCGACCACCAACCTGCTGAAGCAGAAGGGCCTCTCCCTGTCCATGCACTCTCTGAACTTCATCGGGAGTGCTGGGAGCCAAGCCCCGCAGTCGCAGCTCTCCCCCAACGCCAAGGAGTTCGTTTACAGCGGCGGGTCGCCGGGAGCCAGCAGTCTCTTCTTCGATGGGGTTGCCAGTGAGAGCCAGGCCAGCAGCATCCCACCGACATCGCAGTTCAATGCCGGCACGGGTGGTACCTTTGATATGGCTCAGGTCTTTGGTGGCAGCACCAACAGCCTCTTTTTGGAGAAGTCTCCCTTCGTGGAAGGACTCAGCTACAACCTGAATGCCATGCAGTATCCCAGCCAGTCGTTCCAGCCTGTTGTCCTGGCCAACTGA
- the TOB2 gene encoding protein Tob2 isoform X1, whose protein sequence is MHLEIKVALNFIISYLYNKLPRRRADLFGEELERLLKKKYEGHWYPEKPLKGSGYRCVHIGETVDPVVELAAKRSGLAVEDVRANVPEELSVWIDPFEVSYQIGEKGSVKVLYLDDSEGCSAVELDKEIKSSFNPDAQVFVPIGSQDNSLSNSPSPSFGQSPSPTFIPRSAQPITFTTATFAATKFGSTKMKKGGGAGGGGGGAGAGQQPRMVRSPTTNLLKQKGLSLSMHSLNFIGSAGSQAPQSQLSPNAKEFVYSGGSPGASSLFFDGVASESQASSIPPTSQFNAGTGGTFDMAQVFGGSTNSLFLEKSPFVEGLSYNLNAMQYPSQSFQPVVLAN, encoded by the coding sequence ATGCATCTGGAGATCAAAGTTGCTCTTAACTTCATCATCTCATACCTGTACAACAAGCTTCCTCGGAGGCGGGCAGACCTGTTTGGTGAGGAGCTAGAGCGCctgctgaagaagaaatatgAGGGTCACTGGTACCCAGAGAAGCCTCTGAAGGGATCTGGCTATCGCTGTGTTCATATAGGGGAGACGGTGGATCCAGTGGTGGAGCTGGCGGCCAAGCGGAGCGGGCTGGCCGTGGAGGATGTGCGTGCCAATGTGCCGGAAGAGCTGAGTGTCTGGATCGATCCTTTTGAGGTTTCCTACCAGATCGGCGAGAAGGGCTCTGTTAAGGTCCTCTACCTGGATGACAGCGAGGGCTGCAGTGCCGTGGAGCTGGACAAAGAAATCAAGAGCAGTTTCAACCCCGATGCCCAGGTATTTGTCCCCATTGGCAGCCAGGACAACTCGCTGTCCAACTCTCCGTCCCCCTCCTTTGGCCAGTCACCTAGCCCCACCTTCATCCCTCGCTCTGCCCAGCCCATCACTTTTACCACTGCCACCTTTGCTGCCACCAAGTTTGGCTCTACCAAGATGAAGAAGGGCGGAGGAGCCGGAGGAGGGGGTGGtggagcaggggctgggcagcagccgAGGATGGTCAGGTCTCCGACCACCAACCTGCTGAAGCAGAAGGGCCTCTCCCTGTCCATGCACTCTCTGAACTTCATCGGGAGTGCTGGGAGCCAAGCCCCGCAGTCGCAGCTCTCCCCCAACGCCAAGGAGTTCGTTTACAGCGGCGGGTCGCCGGGAGCCAGCAGTCTCTTCTTCGATGGGGTTGCCAGTGAGAGCCAGGCCAGCAGCATCCCACCGACATCGCAGTTCAATGCCGGCACGGGTGGTACCTTTGATATGGCTCAGGTCTTTGGTGGCAGCACCAACAGCCTCTTTTTGGAGAAGTCTCCCTTCGTGGAAGGACTCAGCTACAACCTGAATGCCATGCAGTATCCCAGCCAGTCGTTCCAGCCTGTTGTCCTGGCCAACTGA